Proteins from a single region of Osmerus eperlanus chromosome 26, fOsmEpe2.1, whole genome shotgun sequence:
- the dsc2l gene encoding desmocollin 2-like protein isoform X1 — protein sequence MAPGGLFCFSLLAVLIPAPVELCVPQSIQAVVPAELQPGYVVSEAVPLSGCHGGGRRLVSADPDFAVRADGTIVTTHLTRVMEEGKSFLVWVWDGAGHRWAINVRLLSTSPEQVPAHVPRRARYRMPGPKGSNPSVLRRTKRRWSPLPFNIIENDVPPFPKDVELVGSDSTVNYTVYYEISGPGVTVAPKGLFSVDRQTGMVKVWYAVDREQYSKFVFTARVFDTYTNKETDRPLDITVLVDDMNDNAPTFSGPLEFSVSEQCGPDTEIGLVTATDLDAKDTLHVKIKYSLLSGIELFSIHPESGMLIAKTGNLDREVQVVQKVVVEIRDMNGAKNGLFNTATATVTLVDINDNPPTFREATYKARIDENQADVLVLRIPVDDKDEKKTKNWNAKFVITEGNENGNFRIDTDPETNEGLLSVVKPLDYEKGKVVKMKVTAQNEAPLAGTSASWVSIPLELSVGDVDEGPEFSPPHLVLLVNENTPNGTLLSTYAALDPETKSSAGMRYYRVSDPGSWINVGENTGELKVANTIDLESPLVTNAMYNITIKAVDKSGKSGNGTVTLLIKDVNDNVPKIDEGELVLCEEPNGGRGSVTIVAVDPDLPPYSTPFNFQLPDGHDGKWRLRSIQNNSAVLEQATDMPTGLYRVPVRVSDLQGQGGVQEVQVRVCRCLGGQCAPQKSSATLGVWGVLAMLLALLLLLLLCILFVFACTTKGQKVYIDDSSGGMLLKSNTEAPGEEVKSAHLLTIPPTCDSADGSLKKGFLDRMEATSPVSQHQTGQQINQHLIGQQMSQNSFYQTSRRDFLSQGQKGFYSSGRYGGATYTDAALLKQSQLSALYTWQTNGLYLDKKLGYFGDEAEERYADDLLTPYGYEGEGSPAGSVGCCSDLGDQDNLDFLDSLGSKFKTLANICLDREEDIP from the exons ATGGCCCCGGGCGGTTTATTCTGCTTCAGCCTGCTCGCAGTG CTCATACCAGCACCTGTTGAGTTGTGTGTTCCGCAATCAATCCAAGCCGTTGTGCCTGCAGAGCTCCAGCCTGGCTATGTTGTCTCTGAAG CAGTGCCTTTGTCAGGTTGTCATGGAGGGGGACGGCGGCTGGTCTCTGCAGACCCTGACTTCGCCGTGCGGGCGGATGGCACCATCGTCACCACCCATCTGACCAGGGTCATGGAGGAGGGGAAGTCCTtcttggtgtgggtgtgggacgGGGCAGGACACCGCTGGGCGATCAACGTCCGTCTCCTGTCCACATCCCCAgagcag GTGCCAGCCCATGTGCCCAGAAGGGCGCGATATCGCATGCCTGGTCCGAAAGGCTCCAATCCCTCTGTCCTCCGGCGCACCAAGAGGAGATGGAGCCCGCTGCCTTTCAACATCATCGAAAACGACGTGCCTCCATTCCCCAAGGATGTGGAACTG GTGGGGTCTGATTCAACGGTGAACTACACTGTGTATTACGAGATAAGCGGTCCAGGGGTCACCGTAGCTCCGAAGGGGCTGTTCTCTGTGGACAGGCAGACTGGCATGGTGAAGGTGTGGTACGCCGTGGACCGCGAGCAGTACTCCAAGTTTGTT TTCACAGCTCGGGTCTTTGACACTTACACCAATAAGGAGACTGACCGACCCTTGGACATCACTGTGTTGGTGGACGACATGAACGACAACGCTCCGACCTTCTCCGGACCCCTCGAGTTCTCTGTGTCAGAGCAGTGTGGCCCTG ATACTGAGATTGGACTCGTGACTGCCACTGACCTGGATGCGAAGGACACCCTCCACGTTAAGATCAAATACTCCCTCTTGAGTGGAATCGAGCTCTTCTCCATCCACCCTGAAAGTGGCATGCTCATAGCCAAGACCGGCAACCTGGACAGAGAG GTTCAGGTGGTGCAGAAAGTCGTTGTGGAGATCAGGGACATGAACGGTGCGAAGAACGGCCTCTTCAACACCGCCACGGCAACCGTGACGCTGGTGGACATCAATGACAACCCTCCTACCTTCAGAGAAGCCACA TACAAGGCGAGAATCGACGAAAACCAAGCGGATGTGCTGGTCCTGCGGATTCCTGTGGACGATAAGGACGAGAAGAAGACCAAGAACTGGAATGCCAAGTTTGTGATCACCGAGGGCAATGAGAACGGGAATTTCAGGATCGACACAGACCCTGAAACCAACGAAGGCCTGCTGTCTGTCGTTAAG CCGCTGGACTATGAGAAGGGCAAGGTGGTGAAGATGAAGGTGACGGCCCAGAACGAGGCCCCTCTGGCGGGTACGTCCGCCTCCTGGGTGTCCATCCCCCTGGAGCTGAGCGTGGGGGATGTGGACGAGGGGCCCGAGTTCAGCCCCCCCCATCTGGTGCTCCTGGTCAATGAGAACACACCCAACGGAACCCTACTGAGTACCTATGCCGCCCTGGACCCTGAGACCAAGAGCAGCGCTGGGATGAG gtaTTACAGAGTGTCTGACCCCGGCTCGTGGATCAATGTTGGGGAAAACACAGGAGAGCTGAAGGTGGCAAACACCATCGACCTGGAATCTCCTCTGGTCACCAACGCCATGTACAATATCACTATCAAAGCAGTGGACAAGA GTGGCAAGTCAGGCAACGGCACGGTTACCCTCCTGATCAAGGACGTGAATGACAACGTGCCGAAGATCGACGAGGGGGAGCTGGTGCTGTGCGAGGAGCCGAACGGGGGGAGGGGCTCCGTCACCATCGTGGCGGTGGACCCGGACCTCCCGCCTTACTCCACCCCCTTCAACTTCCAGCTGCCAGACGGGCATGATGGGAAATGGAGGCTGAGAAGCATCCAGA acaacTCGGCGGTGCTGGAGCAGGCCACGGACATGCCCACAGGGCTGTACCGGGTGCCCGTGCGCGTGAGCGACCTGCAGGGCCAAGGCGGGGTCCAAGAGgtgcaggtgcgtgtgtgccGCTGCCTGGGGGGACAGTGCGCCCCCCAGAAGAGCTCCGCCacgctgggggtgtggggggtccTGGCCATGCTGCTGGCTCTCCtactgctcctcctgctgt GCATCCTCTTTGTGTTTGCCTGCACCACGAAAGGGCAGAAGGTCTACATCGACGACTCCAGTGGTGGAATGCTGCTGAAGTCCAACACAGAAGCTCCGGGGGAGGAAGTG AAGTCTGCCCACCTCCTCACCATCCCCCCCACCTGCGACAGCGCCGACGGCTCGCTCAAGAAGGGATTCCTGGACAGGATGGAGGCGACGTCGCCTGTCAGCCAGCATCAGACTGGTCAGCAGATAAATCAGCATCTGATTGGCCAGCAGATGAGCCAGAACAGCTTCTACCAGACGAGCAGGCGGGACTTCCTGTCTCAGGGACAGAAGGGCTTTTACTCCTCCGGGCGGTATGGGGGCGCCACCTACACCGACGCTGCCTTGCTCAAACAGTCCCAGCTCTCTGCTCTTTACACATGGCAGACCAACGGCCTTTATCTAGACAAG AAACTGGGGTATTTTGGCGATGAGGCGGAGGAACGCTACGCGGACGACCTCCTCACGCCATACGGCTATGAGGGGGAGGGTTCGCCGGCGGGCTCGGTGGGCTGCTGCAGCGACCTCGGGGACCAGGACAACCTGGACTTCCTGGACTCGCTGGGGTCCAAGTTCAAAACACTGGCGAACATCTGcctggacagagaggaagacatcCCCTGA
- the dsc2l gene encoding desmocollin 2-like protein isoform X2, which translates to MAPGGLFCFSLLAVLIPAPVELCVPQSIQAVVPAELQPGYVVSEVPLSGCHGGGRRLVSADPDFAVRADGTIVTTHLTRVMEEGKSFLVWVWDGAGHRWAINVRLLSTSPEQVPAHVPRRARYRMPGPKGSNPSVLRRTKRRWSPLPFNIIENDVPPFPKDVELVGSDSTVNYTVYYEISGPGVTVAPKGLFSVDRQTGMVKVWYAVDREQYSKFVFTARVFDTYTNKETDRPLDITVLVDDMNDNAPTFSGPLEFSVSEQCGPDTEIGLVTATDLDAKDTLHVKIKYSLLSGIELFSIHPESGMLIAKTGNLDREVQVVQKVVVEIRDMNGAKNGLFNTATATVTLVDINDNPPTFREATYKARIDENQADVLVLRIPVDDKDEKKTKNWNAKFVITEGNENGNFRIDTDPETNEGLLSVVKPLDYEKGKVVKMKVTAQNEAPLAGTSASWVSIPLELSVGDVDEGPEFSPPHLVLLVNENTPNGTLLSTYAALDPETKSSAGMRYYRVSDPGSWINVGENTGELKVANTIDLESPLVTNAMYNITIKAVDKSGKSGNGTVTLLIKDVNDNVPKIDEGELVLCEEPNGGRGSVTIVAVDPDLPPYSTPFNFQLPDGHDGKWRLRSIQNNSAVLEQATDMPTGLYRVPVRVSDLQGQGGVQEVQVRVCRCLGGQCAPQKSSATLGVWGVLAMLLALLLLLLLCILFVFACTTKGQKVYIDDSSGGMLLKSNTEAPGEEVKSAHLLTIPPTCDSADGSLKKGFLDRMEATSPVSQHQTGQQINQHLIGQQMSQNSFYQTSRRDFLSQGQKGFYSSGRYGGATYTDAALLKQSQLSALYTWQTNGLYLDKKLGYFGDEAEERYADDLLTPYGYEGEGSPAGSVGCCSDLGDQDNLDFLDSLGSKFKTLANICLDREEDIP; encoded by the exons ATGGCCCCGGGCGGTTTATTCTGCTTCAGCCTGCTCGCAGTG CTCATACCAGCACCTGTTGAGTTGTGTGTTCCGCAATCAATCCAAGCCGTTGTGCCTGCAGAGCTCCAGCCTGGCTATGTTGTCTCTGAAG TGCCTTTGTCAGGTTGTCATGGAGGGGGACGGCGGCTGGTCTCTGCAGACCCTGACTTCGCCGTGCGGGCGGATGGCACCATCGTCACCACCCATCTGACCAGGGTCATGGAGGAGGGGAAGTCCTtcttggtgtgggtgtgggacgGGGCAGGACACCGCTGGGCGATCAACGTCCGTCTCCTGTCCACATCCCCAgagcag GTGCCAGCCCATGTGCCCAGAAGGGCGCGATATCGCATGCCTGGTCCGAAAGGCTCCAATCCCTCTGTCCTCCGGCGCACCAAGAGGAGATGGAGCCCGCTGCCTTTCAACATCATCGAAAACGACGTGCCTCCATTCCCCAAGGATGTGGAACTG GTGGGGTCTGATTCAACGGTGAACTACACTGTGTATTACGAGATAAGCGGTCCAGGGGTCACCGTAGCTCCGAAGGGGCTGTTCTCTGTGGACAGGCAGACTGGCATGGTGAAGGTGTGGTACGCCGTGGACCGCGAGCAGTACTCCAAGTTTGTT TTCACAGCTCGGGTCTTTGACACTTACACCAATAAGGAGACTGACCGACCCTTGGACATCACTGTGTTGGTGGACGACATGAACGACAACGCTCCGACCTTCTCCGGACCCCTCGAGTTCTCTGTGTCAGAGCAGTGTGGCCCTG ATACTGAGATTGGACTCGTGACTGCCACTGACCTGGATGCGAAGGACACCCTCCACGTTAAGATCAAATACTCCCTCTTGAGTGGAATCGAGCTCTTCTCCATCCACCCTGAAAGTGGCATGCTCATAGCCAAGACCGGCAACCTGGACAGAGAG GTTCAGGTGGTGCAGAAAGTCGTTGTGGAGATCAGGGACATGAACGGTGCGAAGAACGGCCTCTTCAACACCGCCACGGCAACCGTGACGCTGGTGGACATCAATGACAACCCTCCTACCTTCAGAGAAGCCACA TACAAGGCGAGAATCGACGAAAACCAAGCGGATGTGCTGGTCCTGCGGATTCCTGTGGACGATAAGGACGAGAAGAAGACCAAGAACTGGAATGCCAAGTTTGTGATCACCGAGGGCAATGAGAACGGGAATTTCAGGATCGACACAGACCCTGAAACCAACGAAGGCCTGCTGTCTGTCGTTAAG CCGCTGGACTATGAGAAGGGCAAGGTGGTGAAGATGAAGGTGACGGCCCAGAACGAGGCCCCTCTGGCGGGTACGTCCGCCTCCTGGGTGTCCATCCCCCTGGAGCTGAGCGTGGGGGATGTGGACGAGGGGCCCGAGTTCAGCCCCCCCCATCTGGTGCTCCTGGTCAATGAGAACACACCCAACGGAACCCTACTGAGTACCTATGCCGCCCTGGACCCTGAGACCAAGAGCAGCGCTGGGATGAG gtaTTACAGAGTGTCTGACCCCGGCTCGTGGATCAATGTTGGGGAAAACACAGGAGAGCTGAAGGTGGCAAACACCATCGACCTGGAATCTCCTCTGGTCACCAACGCCATGTACAATATCACTATCAAAGCAGTGGACAAGA GTGGCAAGTCAGGCAACGGCACGGTTACCCTCCTGATCAAGGACGTGAATGACAACGTGCCGAAGATCGACGAGGGGGAGCTGGTGCTGTGCGAGGAGCCGAACGGGGGGAGGGGCTCCGTCACCATCGTGGCGGTGGACCCGGACCTCCCGCCTTACTCCACCCCCTTCAACTTCCAGCTGCCAGACGGGCATGATGGGAAATGGAGGCTGAGAAGCATCCAGA acaacTCGGCGGTGCTGGAGCAGGCCACGGACATGCCCACAGGGCTGTACCGGGTGCCCGTGCGCGTGAGCGACCTGCAGGGCCAAGGCGGGGTCCAAGAGgtgcaggtgcgtgtgtgccGCTGCCTGGGGGGACAGTGCGCCCCCCAGAAGAGCTCCGCCacgctgggggtgtggggggtccTGGCCATGCTGCTGGCTCTCCtactgctcctcctgctgt GCATCCTCTTTGTGTTTGCCTGCACCACGAAAGGGCAGAAGGTCTACATCGACGACTCCAGTGGTGGAATGCTGCTGAAGTCCAACACAGAAGCTCCGGGGGAGGAAGTG AAGTCTGCCCACCTCCTCACCATCCCCCCCACCTGCGACAGCGCCGACGGCTCGCTCAAGAAGGGATTCCTGGACAGGATGGAGGCGACGTCGCCTGTCAGCCAGCATCAGACTGGTCAGCAGATAAATCAGCATCTGATTGGCCAGCAGATGAGCCAGAACAGCTTCTACCAGACGAGCAGGCGGGACTTCCTGTCTCAGGGACAGAAGGGCTTTTACTCCTCCGGGCGGTATGGGGGCGCCACCTACACCGACGCTGCCTTGCTCAAACAGTCCCAGCTCTCTGCTCTTTACACATGGCAGACCAACGGCCTTTATCTAGACAAG AAACTGGGGTATTTTGGCGATGAGGCGGAGGAACGCTACGCGGACGACCTCCTCACGCCATACGGCTATGAGGGGGAGGGTTCGCCGGCGGGCTCGGTGGGCTGCTGCAGCGACCTCGGGGACCAGGACAACCTGGACTTCCTGGACTCGCTGGGGTCCAAGTTCAAAACACTGGCGAACATCTGcctggacagagaggaagacatcCCCTGA